The window GAGACGCAGCTCTTTGCCGGCACGCTCGCCGAGAATATCCGGTACGGTAGGCTCGACGCTACCGACGAGGAGGTCGTTGCCGCCGCCAAGATCGCAAATGCGGCCGAGTTCATCGATCGCCTTCCGAACGGCTACGCGACCCTGGTTGGCGACCGCGGGGTGCGCCTTTCAGGCGGGGAGCGTGCACGCATTGCGATTGCTCGAGCCGTCGTCCGCGAGCCACGCATCCTGATCTTGGATGAGGCAACCAGCGCCCTCGACTCTCACTCCGAGGTCCTAATCGAGCAGGCGCTCGATCGCATTTTTCCCGGGCGGACCATCCTGATCATTGCCCACCGCCTCTCGACGATCCGGCGGGCGACGAAGATCCTCTACATCGAGCGGGGGAGCGTCCGCGAGACGGGCACGCATGAATCTTTACTCGCCCGAGGGGGGCTCTACGCAGCGCTGCACGCTGCCCAGCGTTAAACTCGGTTCCCGAACCGCCGATAGAAAGTGGGAAGGTTAGGAGCTTTTTCTGTTGGCTGGTTTATCTTTCGGAACGACTTCTGAGCTGCTCAAGAACGCCATGAACGGTGCGTCGCTCGAGCATGCGGCGGTTGCGAACAACATCGCGAACGTCAACACGCCGGGCTATCAGACGTTCGAAGTCGTTTACAAACAGGCGCTCGCAGCGACCGAACCGACGCCTCCGGATCCGAACGAGCTCTCGCTCGTGACGGACAACGCGCAGCAGATTTCGATCAACGGCGAGATCCCCGCGCAGCCTTTCCAAGTTGAGGCGCGCCGCGACGACAATTCGATCCGGATGCGCGTCGACGGCAGCAACGTCGATCTCGATCAAGAGATGGCCGAGCTGACGCAAAATTCCGCGTACCAGCAGACAATGTCCCAGTTCTTGACGACGCAGTACTCACGCATTCGTCAGTCGATCGAGGAACGCGCATAACATGCCTAACGACGCAACATTTTATTCGTCGATCGAGATCAGTGCATCCGGTCTTTCGGCCGAGCGCCTCGCAATGGACGTCATCGCCAACAACATCGCGAACGTCAATACGACGCGCACGCCAGACGGCGGAGCCTTCAAACGTCAGCTCGTGGTTTTCGCGCAGAAGACGGACGACGACGCCAAGCAGCAGGCGCAGCAGCTGGGAGAGGATCCCAGCCACGTCGGCAATCTCAACGGTGTCAAAACCGTCCAGGTCATCGACGATCCGTCGCCTGATCGCCTCGTGTACGATCCAGGAAACCCGGATGCGGACACGCAAGGCTACGTCCACTATCCCAACGTGCAGATCGTCAAAGAGATGGTCGACATGATGGTTGCCCAACGTGCGTATGAAGCCAACGTTTCGGCAATCAAAGAGTCCCGCGCGATGGGCAACGCCGTTCTCGGAGTCCTCAAAGCCTAATGAACGTCAATCCGATCGTTCCCGACCTCACGCTTCCGAGCACGGAAACGCCGACCATCACGCCCCTCGCGCCTACCAACGGCGCGCAGAGCGCGAACAGCACGGACGAAGTCCCAAGCTTCAAAGAGTCCGTCATGAATCTGCTCAAGGACGTCAACACCAAGCTCGAGGACTCGGACCAGAACGTCCGCGACCTGGCCATGGGCAAGACCAACGACCTCGACAAGGTCGTCACCTCGGTTGAAGAGGCCAATCTCGCGCTCGAGTACACGATCGCGATCCGTGGCAAACTCCTCGACGCATACAACGAAGTCGCCCGCATCACGGTCTAAACCGCGACGCCGGCCCCGGGCTTCCGGTCTTAACGAAGACTTAGCAGCACCGCCTCAAAGCGGTGCTGCTTGATTTTCCGGACCGCCGCCTCGTGCGAATCGTGCTGCTGCGCCGCTCGTCGCTCTTGCCATCCTGGCTCCGCTCCTCGTCGGAAGCCGCTGCTCGACACATCGCCGGGTCGCGTGGCGGCCTCAGAAATCTAAAGTAGCTCCGGGCGTGGGCCGAAAGTCTAAGTAAGCGGCTTGGACATCCTTCGCACGGGATGGGAGCCGCCCTGAAGCTGGATCGATTGAAGGCTTCAGGAGTCACCGCGATGCGGTTGACCCCTCGTGCGGAGGTTTTTCGCTTGGTTCGAGGACTCTACACGGCTGCGGCCGGGGCTCTCGTTGCACAAATGGACGTGGACACGATCGCGAACAATCTCGCGAACGTGAGCACGGCGGGCTTTAAACGCACGCTGATGCAGGTCCAGTCCAGCGACACGATGCCGATCTACCGCGTTCAAACGGATCCGGGCACCACGCCCGGTACGACTGTTCCCGGTAAGAGCGTATCGGATTATGTCGGGCAGCTTGGTTTCGGTTCGCATGTCTACGACACGCCTGCAGATTACGAGCAAGGCTCGCTGCAGCAAACCGGTGCGCCCCTTGACCTGGCGATCTCCGGCCCCGGATTCTTCACGATTGCTACGGCAAACGGAATCCGCTACACGCGCGATGGTAACTTCTCGCGAAATGCGCAAGGACAGATGGTCACGCAGAGTGGCGATCTCGTTCTGAGCACGAACGGCCCGATCACAATCCCCGACGGAAAAGTCAGCTTCGATACGACGACCAACACGCTTGCCGTCACGGATCCAAACAATCCGACGGGAGAAGCAGTGCCGGTCGCGACGTTGCGCATGACCGAGTTCGGCAACCTGAACGGCTTGCGTCCGGAAGGTTCAAACTTGTTCGTCGACGGCGGAACTGCTTCGCCGGTGAACGGGACGCAATCTTCGGTTACGCAGGGCTACCTCGAAGCCAGCAACGCCAACGTTGTGACGTCGATGGTCGGCTTGATCACTGCGCAACAGTGGTTCGATGCCAACACCAAGATGATCCAAACGCAAGACACCATGAATTCCGAAGCCATCACCAGCGTCGGTCAGAATTCGTAACACGGAAGGAACGCAGTAACTCGCCATGATGCGCGCACTTTATACCGCAGCCACCGGAATGATATCGCAGCAATACAATCTCGATACCATTGCGAACAATCTGGCCAACGTCAACACCACCGGCTTCCGGCAGAACCAAGCTCGGTTTCAGGACCTGTTGTATCAGACCCTGAAAGCGCCGGGTTCGCCCGTCGGATCGTCGATCGTCCCCGTCGGACAAGACGTCGGTCTCGGATCCAAGGTAGCGAGCTCAGAGAAGATCTTCACGCAAGGCTCGTTGCAACAAACCAGCAATCCGCTCGACGTTGCAATCCAGGGCGACGGATTCTTCCAAGTCACGCTTCCGGACGGCACGACCGCTTACACCCGCGATGGCGGCTTTAAAGAGGATGCAACCGGCGCAGTCGTAACGGCTGACGGTTACTTCCTCTCGCCGCAGATCACGATTCCGCAGAACGCGATTCAAGTCTCCATCGGAAACGATGGAACCGTTACGGCGCTCACGCCCGGCGCGACGACGCCGACGACGCTCGGACAAATCACGCTCGTGCGGTTCACGAATGCGGCCGGCCTGCAGCCGATGGGACAAAACCTGTTCCAGCAAACCGGCGCATCCGGCACGCCGATCATCTC of the Candidatus Baltobacteraceae bacterium genome contains:
- the flgC gene encoding flagellar basal body rod protein FlgC, giving the protein MPNDATFYSSIEISASGLSAERLAMDVIANNIANVNTTRTPDGGAFKRQLVVFAQKTDDDAKQQAQQLGEDPSHVGNLNGVKTVQVIDDPSPDRLVYDPGNPDADTQGYVHYPNVQIVKEMVDMMVAQRAYEANVSAIKESRAMGNAVLGVLKA
- a CDS encoding flagellar hook-basal body protein, translated to MVRGLYTAAAGALVAQMDVDTIANNLANVSTAGFKRTLMQVQSSDTMPIYRVQTDPGTTPGTTVPGKSVSDYVGQLGFGSHVYDTPADYEQGSLQQTGAPLDLAISGPGFFTIATANGIRYTRDGNFSRNAQGQMVTQSGDLVLSTNGPITIPDGKVSFDTTTNTLAVTDPNNPTGEAVPVATLRMTEFGNLNGLRPEGSNLFVDGGTASPVNGTQSSVTQGYLEASNANVVTSMVGLITAQQWFDANTKMIQTQDTMNSEAITSVGQNS
- the flgB gene encoding flagellar basal body rod protein FlgB, with product MAGLSFGTTSELLKNAMNGASLEHAAVANNIANVNTPGYQTFEVVYKQALAATEPTPPDPNELSLVTDNAQQISINGEIPAQPFQVEARRDDNSIRMRVDGSNVDLDQEMAELTQNSAYQQTMSQFLTTQYSRIRQSIEERA
- a CDS encoding flagellar hook-basal body complex protein FliE, with translation MNVNPIVPDLTLPSTETPTITPLAPTNGAQSANSTDEVPSFKESVMNLLKDVNTKLEDSDQNVRDLAMGKTNDLDKVVTSVEEANLALEYTIAIRGKLLDAYNEVARITV
- the flgG gene encoding flagellar basal-body rod protein FlgG, with protein sequence MMRALYTAATGMISQQYNLDTIANNLANVNTTGFRQNQARFQDLLYQTLKAPGSPVGSSIVPVGQDVGLGSKVASSEKIFTQGSLQQTSNPLDVAIQGDGFFQVTLPDGTTAYTRDGGFKEDATGAVVTADGYFLSPQITIPQNAIQVSIGNDGTVTALTPGATTPTTLGQITLVRFTNAAGLQPMGQNLFQQTGASGTPIISQPGLNGAGTLEGGYIEESNVSIVNEMVNMIVAQNAYQANSKTITTAENMLATAIQTKQ